The following are encoded together in the Triticum dicoccoides isolate Atlit2015 ecotype Zavitan chromosome 6B, WEW_v2.0, whole genome shotgun sequence genome:
- the LOC119321035 gene encoding agamous-like MADS-box protein AGL28, whose amino-acid sequence MVRAAERGGGEEGGTKKLTQGRKKIPMERIEDANRLQVCFSKRRKGLVKKAFELSVLCGAQVALIVFSPAGKPYTYGHTSVDAVLDRFLLSSSGDAEAEAASQRTDLSELLRQEEELIKARDAEARRGKELQEEVRAAGVWIDGDMRRWELPELEAALAALERVQAEAGMRAHEIFAQDAMMQQCTAGHAGLLGYLGPGSSYTGDPSAGGHEEVAMDTTMKLTGGGYSNNLFDYHGSGTFPADGTRSQEVAMDATTMRLTGSDASSLFHYLGGSGPFTGDGTGGGSNDVSVDTTMTLTGGNVSYALAPMMPPPQPPLPFNHGYGYNNLGAGYGYNNLSAGYGYNQADHGVGHGHGGFYEMEGVYGTTCNFFA is encoded by the coding sequence ATGGTCAGGGCGGCGGAGAGGGGCGGCGGGGAGGAAGGGGGGACGAAGAAGCTGACGCAGGGGCGCAAGAAGATCCCGATGGAGCGCATCGAGGACGCGAACCGGCTGCAGGTCTGCTTCTCCAAGCGCCGCAAGGGCCTCGTCAAGAAGGCCTTCGAGCTCTCCGTGCTCTGCGGCGCGCAGGTGGCGCTCATCGTCTTCTCCCCCGCCGGCAAGCCCTACACCTACGGCCACACCTCCGTCGACGCCGTCCTCGACCGCTTCCTCCTCTCGTCCTCCGGCgacgcggaggcggaggcggcgagcCAGCGGACGGATCTGAGCGAGCTCCTTCGCCAGGAGGAGGAGCTGATCAAGGCCCGCGACGCGGAGGCGCGCAGGGGCAAGGAGCTTCAGGAGGAGGTACGCGCCGCCGGTGTCTGGATCGACGGCGACATGCGGCGCTGGGAGCTGCCGGAGCTCGAGGCCGCGCTGGCCGCACTCGAGAGGGTCCAAGCGGAGGCCGGGATGCGCGCGCACGAGATCTTCGCCCAGGACGCCATGATGCAGCAGTGCACGGCCGGCCACGCCGGCCTCCTCGGCTACCTTGGCCCCGGCTCGTCGTACACGGGGGACCCGTCCGCCGGCGGTCACGAAGAGGTGGCCATGGACACCACGATGAAGCTGACGGGTGGCGGCTACAGCAATAACCTCTTCGACTACCATGGCTCCGGCACCTTCCCCGCCGACGGCACCCGCAGCCAAGAGGTGGCCATGGACGCGACGACGATGAGGCTGACGGGCAGCGACGCCAGCAGCCTCTTCCACTACCTCGGCGGCTCCGGCCCGTTCACTGGTGACGGCACTGGCGGCGGCAGCAATGATGTCTCCGTAGACACGACGATGACGTTGACGGGCGGTAACGTCAGCTATGCGCTTGCACCGATGATGCCGCCACCGCAGCCACCTCTGCCTTTTAACCATGGCTACGGCTACAATAACCTTGGCGCTGGCTATGGCTACAATAACCTTAGCGCTGGCTATGGCTACAACCAAGCCGATCATGGCGTTGGCCATGGCCACGGCGGCTTCTACGAAATGGAAGGGGTTTATGGGACAACGTGCAACTTCTTTGCATAG